From a region of the Hippopotamus amphibius kiboko isolate mHipAmp2 chromosome 3, mHipAmp2.hap2, whole genome shotgun sequence genome:
- the LOC130847822 gene encoding olfactory receptor 4A15-like: protein MENRDNVTEFVLLGLTQNPEMQKVLFVLFLLIYIVTIMGNLLIMVTIVASRSLGSSMYLFLASSFIDTVYSTAIAPKMITDLLHEKKTISFQSCMTQVFIDHLFAGAEVILLVVMAYDRHVAICKTLCYLAIMNQQVCVLMWLVAWSGGFLHSLVQFLSIYQLPFCGPNVTDNFLCDMYPLLKLACTYIHLIEHSMIGNGGAICTVVFFILLVSYGVRSHSLKTHGLEGNPKAFYTCASHMMVVILFFVPCIFLCAMPNAKFPIDKPMTVVLTLITPMLNPLIYTLQNAEMKNATRKL, encoded by the coding sequence ATGGAAAATAGGGACAATGTGACTGAGTTTGTCCTCCTCGGGCTCACACAAAACCCTGAGATGCAAAAGGTTCTGTTTGTCCTGTTCCTACTCATCTACATTGTGACCATAATGGGCAATCTGCTTATCATGGTGACCATTGTGGCCAGCAGGTCACTGGGTTCCTCCATGTACTTATTTCTGGCTTCATCATTTATAGATACTGTCTATTCTACTGCCATTGCTCCCAAAATGATCACTGACTTGCTTCATGAGAAAAAGACTATTTCTTTCCAGTCTTGTATGACTCAAGTCTTTATAGATCACTTATTTGCTGGTGCTGAAGTCATTCTTCTGGTGGTGATGGCTTATGACCGACACGTAGCCATCTGTAAAACTCTCTGTTATTTGGCCATCATGAATCAGCAGGTGTGTGTTCTCATGTGGCTGGTGGCCTGGAGTGGAGGTTTTCTGCACTCACTGGTTCAATTTCTCTCTATTTACCAGCTCCCTTTCTGTGGCCCCAATGTCACTGACAACTTCCTGTGTGATATGTACCCCTTATTGAAACTTGCTTGCACCTATATCCACCTCATTGAACATTCTATGATAGGTAATGGAGGGGCAATTTGCACTGTTGTCTTCTTCATTCTCTTAGTGTCCTATGGGGTCAGATCACACTCCCTGAAGACTCATGGGTTGGAAGGGAATCCCAAGGCCTTCTACACCTGTGCATCCCATATGATGGTggtcattttattctttgttcccTGTATCTTCCTGTGTGCCATGCCTAATGCTAAATTTCCCATTGATAAACCCATGACTGTGGTTTTAACTTTGATAACTCCCATGTTGAATCCCTTAATCTACACCCTCCaaaatgcagaaatgaaaaatgccacGAGGAAACTCTGA
- the LOC130848597 gene encoding olfactory receptor 140-like: protein MLANLLIVMTISLSSTLSAPMYFFLTYLSFIDAFITSVTTSKITIDLLYQRRTISWSGCLAQLFLVHFLGGSETIVLIAMSYDCYVAICKPLHYKTIMRQGLCQLLVVVAWIGGILHATVQILFMVDLTFCDPNVIDHFMCDFFSLLNLACRDTYWLGIVVATNSGGMCLLFFLMLLISYIVILSSLKSHGSAGQCKVLSTCGSHFTFVMLYFVPCIFTYTHPVATYSADNLVTVFLTILTPMLNPIIYTVRNTEVKNAMRSMLKRRVT, encoded by the coding sequence aTGCTGGCCAACCTCCTCATTGTCATGACTATCTCCCTTAGCTCCACACTTTCAgctcccatgtacttctttctcacttacttGTCCTTCATAGATGCCTTCATTACCTCTGTCACCACCTCCAAAATTACCATTGACCTGCTGTACCAGAGGAGAACCATCTCCTGGAGTGGCTGCCTAGCTCAGCTCTTTTTGGTACACTTCTTGGGAGGATCAGAGACCATAGTCCTCATTGCCATGTCCTATGactgctatgtggccatctgcaagcctctgCACTACAAGACCATCATGCGACAGGGGCTCTGCCagctcctggtggtggtggcctgGATTGGGGGGATCCTACATGCCACTGTGCAGATTCTTTTCATGGTGGACTTGACCTTCTGTGATCCCAATGTTATTGATCACTTCATGTGTGATTTCTTCTCACTGTTAAATCTTGCTTGCAGGGATACCTACTGGCTTGGAATCGTGGTGGCAACTAACAGTGGGGGCATgtgtttactcttttttctcaTGCTACTCATCTCCTACATAGTCATCCTGAGCTCCCTGAAATCCCATGGTTCTGCAGGACAATGCAAAGTCCTCTCTACATGTGGTTCCCACTTTACCTTTGTGATGCTCTATTTTGTTCCTTGTATATTCACCTACACCCATCCTGTGGCCACTTACTCTGCGGACAATTTGGTGACTGTGTTCCTTACAATCCTAACTCCCATGTTAAATCCTATCATTTACACAGTGAGAAATACAgaggtgaaaaatgccatgaggaGTATGTTGAAAAGAAGAGTAACTTAG